A genomic stretch from Longimicrobiales bacterium includes:
- the rpsO gene encoding 30S ribosomal protein S15, whose product MIADKNDVIRKYQLHENDRGSAPVQVALLTQRINELTDHFRNHKKDHHSRRGLLMMVGKRRRLLDYLKRTDLERYRSLIDDLGLRH is encoded by the coding sequence ATGATTGCGGACAAGAACGACGTCATCCGTAAGTATCAGCTCCACGAAAACGACCGGGGCAGTGCACCGGTTCAGGTCGCGCTTCTCACCCAGCGCATCAACGAGCTGACGGATCATTTCCGTAACCACAAGAAGGATCACCACAGCCGACGCGGCCTGCTGATGATGGTCGGCAAGCGGCGCCGTCTGCTGGACTACCTGAAGCGCACGGATCTGGAGCGGTATCGTTCGCTGATCGACGATCTGGGCCTCAGGCATTAA
- a CDS encoding polyribonucleotide nucleotidyltransferase, translated as MHRKEWMFAGRRLVLETGRMAKQAHGACLVQYGETVALCTVTAQDRPTHLPFFPLTVEYRTRSYAAGKIPGGFFKREGRPAEQEILAARLIDRPIRPLFPDGFQNETQVMVHVLSADQENDADVLGMIGTSVALNLSKIPFEEPIAGVRIGRIQGQWVLNPTFQQLEYSDVEIVVAGTEEAIMMVEGGAIEVPEEEIAEGLIAAHEGIKELCRIQREFMDGLQQPKMAWEKAEIDESLRARVAELSDKLIGKAMGIADKASRNEQLAALREEVQQKLAEDFPESESQIAQLLGKSEKAAMRRQILEKGVRSDGRKPDEIRPITSEIGVLPRTHGSALFTRGQTQALAVATLGTQQDEQRIESVNSATETTKSFMLHYNFPPFSTGEAKPLRGTSRREQGHGALAERAIQPLLPAYDEFPYTIRVVSEVLESNGSSSMASVCGASLALMDAGVPLRAPCAGVAMGLIKEGDKVEILTDILGVEDALGDMDFKVAGSEKGVTSIQMDIKISGLTLDVMRTALERARKGRLHILGEMSKVITTARGELSQWAPRIITIQVNPEKIGEIIGPKGKTIRAIQEETGAQISIDDSGLVTIASVSGEGGERAKARIKGMTQDPEVGLVYEGVVKSTTAFGAFVEILPGTEGLLHISEMQEGRTERTEDVVKKGDVVRVKLLSIDEKGKMRLSRKAAMAEEAAGAGAGAE; from the coding sequence ATGCACAGGAAAGAGTGGATGTTCGCGGGCCGTCGGCTGGTGCTGGAGACGGGACGCATGGCAAAGCAGGCACACGGCGCCTGCCTCGTACAGTATGGTGAGACGGTGGCGCTCTGTACCGTCACGGCACAGGACCGGCCGACGCACCTGCCGTTCTTCCCGCTGACGGTCGAGTACCGTACGCGCAGCTACGCCGCCGGCAAGATCCCGGGTGGCTTCTTCAAGCGTGAGGGCCGGCCCGCCGAACAGGAGATCCTCGCCGCGCGTCTGATCGACCGTCCGATCCGTCCGCTCTTTCCTGATGGCTTCCAGAACGAGACACAGGTGATGGTGCACGTGCTGTCCGCCGACCAGGAGAACGACGCGGACGTGCTGGGCATGATCGGTACATCGGTCGCGCTGAACCTGTCGAAGATTCCGTTCGAGGAGCCGATCGCAGGAGTTCGCATCGGTCGCATCCAGGGACAGTGGGTGCTGAACCCGACGTTCCAGCAGCTGGAATACAGCGACGTGGAGATCGTCGTGGCCGGCACCGAGGAAGCGATCATGATGGTCGAGGGCGGTGCGATCGAAGTGCCGGAGGAGGAGATTGCCGAGGGCCTGATCGCGGCGCACGAGGGGATCAAGGAACTGTGCCGGATCCAGCGCGAGTTCATGGACGGTCTGCAGCAGCCGAAGATGGCATGGGAAAAGGCCGAGATCGACGAGTCGCTGCGAGCGCGTGTCGCCGAACTCAGCGACAAGCTGATCGGTAAGGCTATGGGAATCGCGGACAAGGCGTCGCGCAACGAACAGTTGGCCGCGCTGCGCGAGGAGGTCCAGCAGAAGCTGGCCGAGGACTTCCCGGAATCCGAGAGCCAGATCGCGCAGCTGCTCGGCAAGTCTGAGAAGGCTGCCATGCGCCGCCAGATCCTGGAGAAGGGCGTGCGCTCGGACGGGCGCAAGCCGGACGAGATCCGGCCGATCACGAGCGAGATCGGAGTGCTGCCGCGCACGCACGGCAGTGCACTCTTCACGCGCGGTCAGACGCAGGCGCTCGCAGTCGCAACGCTCGGCACGCAGCAGGACGAGCAGCGCATCGAGTCGGTCAACTCGGCGACCGAGACGACGAAGTCGTTCATGCTGCACTACAACTTCCCGCCGTTCTCCACGGGCGAGGCGAAGCCGCTGCGCGGCACGTCACGCCGGGAGCAGGGCCACGGCGCGCTGGCCGAGCGTGCGATCCAGCCACTGCTGCCTGCGTACGACGAGTTCCCCTACACGATCCGTGTCGTCTCCGAGGTGCTCGAGTCCAACGGCTCGTCCTCGATGGCCTCGGTCTGTGGTGCATCGCTCGCTCTGATGGATGCCGGCGTGCCGCTGCGCGCGCCCTGCGCGGGCGTTGCCATGGGTCTGATCAAGGAGGGTGACAAGGTCGAGATCCTGACCGACATCCTCGGTGTCGAGGACGCGCTCGGCGACATGGACTTCAAGGTCGCGGGCTCGGAGAAGGGTGTCACGTCGATCCAGATGGACATCAAGATTTCCGGCCTGACCCTCGACGTGATGCGCACCGCACTCGAGCGCGCACGCAAGGGCCGTCTGCATATCCTGGGCGAGATGAGCAAGGTGATCACGACCGCACGCGGTGAGCTGTCGCAGTGGGCGCCGCGCATCATCACGATCCAGGTCAATCCCGAGAAGATCGGCGAGATCATCGGGCCGAAGGGCAAGACGATCCGCGCGATCCAGGAGGAGACGGGCGCGCAGATCAGCATTGATGACAGCGGCCTCGTGACGATCGCCAGCGTGAGCGGCGAGGGTGGCGAGCGGGCAAAGGCGCGCATCAAGGGGATGACGCAGGATCCGGAAGTTGGTCTGGTCTACGAGGGCGTGGTGAAGTCGACGACGGCGTTCGGCGCGTTCGTCGAGATCCTGCCGGGCACGGAGGGTCTGCTGCACATCTCGGAAATGCAGGAAGGCCGCACGGAGCGCACGGAGGATGTGGTCAAGAAGGGCGACGTCGTGCGCGTGAAGCTGTTGTCGATCGACGAGAAGGGGAAGATGCGGCTGTCGCGGAAGGCGGCAATGGCCGAAGAGGCGGCGGGCGCGGGCGCCGGCGCGGAGTGA
- a CDS encoding pitrilysin family protein codes for MIDGFARTELPGGLVVLTETMPGIRSASLGVWVRAGSVTEKPEEMGISHLLEHMVFKGTHRRSAKDLALVLERQGGSLDAYTTREHTSFQARVLDTDIDVALDVLGDLVLEPVLRSADLDLEREVVLEEIATVEDTPDDLVFDLHAEQMWGGHPYGYSILGTRDTVSAFTADDLQRVHRERYHRGNMVIAGAGNVEHARFVEQVARVFNARRPDTAPSTNGHRPAAVGPTRELVSRASAQTHIVWGAPTFGQGDPRRFALVLLSNAFGGGMSSRLFQRVREELGLAYAVYAYQSFYADAGVSGVYVGTRPESADRAEAVVSEEMAKLAADGITQEELDDVKGQVKGQIVLSLESSNARLHRLAGTELYNEPFRSMDEITALVDAVTVDEVAALAAGIFPPERQSILRLGPTH; via the coding sequence GTGATCGACGGCTTCGCGAGGACGGAGCTGCCGGGCGGGCTCGTTGTCCTGACCGAGACGATGCCGGGCATACGCTCGGCGTCGCTCGGTGTGTGGGTACGGGCCGGCTCGGTGACGGAAAAGCCGGAGGAGATGGGGATCAGTCATCTTCTCGAGCACATGGTGTTCAAGGGCACGCATCGTCGCAGCGCGAAGGACCTGGCGCTCGTCCTCGAGCGCCAGGGCGGGTCGCTGGACGCATATACGACACGGGAGCACACGAGCTTTCAGGCACGCGTGCTCGATACCGACATCGATGTCGCGCTCGACGTGCTCGGTGACCTGGTGCTGGAGCCGGTCCTGCGCAGTGCGGATCTCGACCTCGAGCGGGAAGTGGTACTCGAGGAGATCGCGACGGTCGAAGACACGCCGGACGACCTCGTCTTCGATCTGCACGCGGAGCAGATGTGGGGCGGGCACCCGTACGGCTACAGTATCCTGGGCACGCGCGACACGGTGAGCGCGTTCACTGCGGATGACCTGCAGCGTGTGCACCGCGAGCGGTATCATCGCGGCAACATGGTGATCGCGGGGGCCGGTAACGTCGAGCACGCGCGCTTTGTGGAGCAGGTGGCGCGTGTGTTCAATGCGCGTCGCCCGGACACGGCGCCGTCGACGAACGGTCACAGGCCGGCGGCGGTCGGTCCGACGCGCGAGCTGGTGTCCCGCGCATCGGCGCAGACGCACATCGTATGGGGTGCGCCGACGTTCGGACAGGGTGATCCGCGCCGCTTTGCACTGGTGCTGCTGTCCAACGCGTTCGGAGGCGGCATGAGCTCGCGCCTGTTCCAGCGCGTGCGCGAGGAGCTGGGTCTTGCATATGCCGTCTATGCATACCAGTCCTTCTACGCGGATGCGGGCGTGAGCGGCGTCTACGTCGGTACCCGTCCGGAGTCGGCTGATCGGGCGGAAGCGGTGGTGAGCGAGGAGATGGCGAAGCTCGCCGCTGACGGCATCACGCAGGAAGAACTGGATGATGTGAAGGGGCAGGTGAAGGGGCAGATCGTGCTGTCGCTCGAGTCCTCGAACGCGCGCCTGCACCGGCTCGCCGGCACCGAGTTGTACAATGAGCCGTTCCGGTCGATGGACGAGATCACCGCGCTCGTGGACGCGGTAACGGTCGATGAGGTGGCGGCCCTGGCCGCCGGCATTTTCCCGCCCGAGCGGCAGAGTATTCTGCGGCTGGGCCCGACACACTGA
- the ald gene encoding alanine dehydrogenase, producing MIIGVPKEIKTNENRVALVPGGAEALVQAGHTVVVETTAGDGSGFPDEAYVNAGAQMLGTAEEVWQRADMIMKVKEPIAVEWPRMRKDQVIFTYFHFAAAEDLTRAVMDSGAIAIAYETVQLPTGELPLLTPMSEVAGRMAIQEGAKYLEKFFGGRGMLLGGVPGVMPAKVVVIGGGIVGSNAARMAAGLGAKVVILDVSLNRLRYLADVMPANVTTLYSNRYNILEQISDADLVVGAVLLPGAKAPNLVRREDLKSMMDGSVIVDVAVDQGGCVETIKPTTHENPIYVVDGVVHYAVANMPGAVSRTSTLALTNATFPYAVTLASKGWKAACRDDRALALGLNVINGKVTYPGVADAFGFDHTPIEKAL from the coding sequence ATGATCATAGGCGTGCCGAAGGAGATCAAGACGAACGAGAACCGTGTCGCACTCGTACCGGGCGGCGCGGAGGCACTGGTTCAGGCAGGGCATACCGTGGTGGTGGAGACGACTGCCGGTGACGGCAGTGGTTTCCCGGACGAGGCCTACGTGAATGCCGGCGCGCAGATGCTCGGCACGGCCGAGGAGGTGTGGCAGCGCGCGGACATGATCATGAAGGTGAAGGAGCCGATCGCAGTCGAGTGGCCCCGCATGCGGAAGGACCAGGTCATTTTCACATACTTCCATTTCGCGGCCGCGGAAGATCTGACACGCGCCGTGATGGACTCCGGCGCGATTGCGATCGCGTACGAGACCGTGCAGCTGCCGACCGGCGAGCTGCCGCTGCTCACGCCCATGTCCGAAGTGGCCGGCCGCATGGCGATCCAGGAGGGCGCGAAGTATCTCGAGAAGTTCTTCGGCGGCCGCGGCATGCTGCTCGGCGGTGTGCCGGGCGTGATGCCGGCGAAGGTCGTCGTCATCGGCGGCGGCATTGTCGGCTCCAACGCGGCGCGCATGGCTGCAGGCCTGGGCGCAAAGGTCGTCATCCTCGATGTCTCGCTCAACCGGCTCCGCTACCTCGCCGACGTGATGCCGGCGAACGTGACGACGCTCTACTCGAACCGCTACAACATCCTGGAGCAGATCAGCGATGCGGATCTCGTCGTCGGTGCGGTGCTGCTGCCGGGCGCGAAGGCGCCCAATCTCGTGCGACGCGAGGACCTGAAGTCGATGATGGACGGGTCCGTCATCGTCGACGTCGCCGTGGACCAGGGTGGGTGCGTTGAAACGATCAAGCCCACGACGCACGAGAACCCGATCTACGTCGTCGACGGTGTCGTGCATTACGCGGTCGCAAACATGCCAGGGGCCGTGTCACGCACATCTACCCTCGCGCTCACGAACGCGACGTTCCCGTACGCCGTCACGCTGGCCAGCAAGGGCTGGAAGGCGGCCTGCCGTGATGACCGCGCGCTCGCGCTCGGTCTCAATGTCATCAACGGCAAGGTGACGTATCCGGGTGTCGCCGACGCGTTCGGTTTCGACCACACGCCGATCGAGAAGGCACTGTAG
- a CDS encoding ABC transporter permease produces MTDIIRHIRLTGRALVRDRTFTSIAVLLLGVGMAANVTIFGVIDTVLLRALPFSEPDALVHIAEVTPDGLTFSVSEPNYLDFRDGQRSFVEMAAVQQASLDLTGDGEPARLRAQAVTASFFDVLGVPVAVGRTFTEADESVVVLSHGLWRRELGGERDAVGSTLNLSGREHTIVGIMPPGFEFGESELWVPLMPSRSSDRTDHWLDVVGRLRDGVSREAAQAELSATARQLGAAHPEVAGWGVRLQPLNEWFVGTATARGMWVLMVAVALLLLLACANVGNLFLARGSARQSEFAVRAALGAGRGALVRHLWLESALIATAGAGLGVLLATWSFDLLGMLAGDRVPRIDALALNARHVLFAAALAAVTSVLFGVVPALRASSVDLQSLLRGGSRSLAGGRGRVLRDGLVVTQVALAMLLLLASGLLLRSFFHIRSSDAGFDVDGLYAVPLELTSSRYGPDGSISIFYQDLTERIKSIPGVTAAGAATTDPFVDWRLVNDVTPVDRASETPPSGFMQADWRVVTTDYFDAARVRLLRGRLFETTDMYYNPRVAVVSRTFAERMWPGGDAVGQAFYWGGTSGSPIGVIGVVDDIRDMDLAAPAPPMMFLSTRQMSMPMMTLLVRTAGPVPGLAAAIRREVWALDRTVPVPAVEPVRASRSAALAAPRMHATLLAVFAACALLVACIGIYAVVAYQVASRARELGIRAALGARPLALLRLVVARGVVLVAAGIVIGLVAALLFTRLMQSLLYQTAAHDPLTFTALPALLLTVALLAAYVPARRSARVDPVNALKGD; encoded by the coding sequence ATGACCGATATAATTCGCCACATCAGGCTCACAGGCCGAGCTCTCGTGCGGGACCGTACGTTCACGTCCATCGCCGTGCTGCTGCTGGGCGTCGGCATGGCCGCCAACGTTACGATCTTCGGAGTGATCGACACGGTACTGCTTCGTGCGCTGCCGTTCAGTGAGCCGGATGCGCTGGTACATATCGCTGAGGTGACGCCCGATGGCCTCACATTCTCGGTCTCGGAACCGAACTACCTGGATTTCAGGGATGGGCAGCGGAGCTTCGTCGAGATGGCTGCGGTGCAGCAGGCCAGCCTCGACCTCACGGGAGACGGTGAGCCGGCCCGGCTGCGTGCGCAGGCAGTGACAGCATCCTTCTTCGATGTTCTCGGTGTGCCCGTCGCTGTCGGGCGTACGTTTACCGAAGCCGATGAGTCCGTCGTCGTGCTCAGCCATGGTCTGTGGCGCCGTGAGCTGGGCGGCGAGCGCGATGCTGTCGGTTCCACGCTGAACCTGAGCGGGCGCGAGCATACGATCGTCGGGATCATGCCGCCGGGCTTCGAGTTCGGCGAGAGTGAGCTGTGGGTACCGCTCATGCCCAGTCGTTCGAGTGATCGGACGGATCACTGGCTGGATGTAGTCGGGCGGCTACGCGACGGCGTCAGTCGCGAAGCCGCGCAGGCAGAGCTTTCAGCAACAGCCAGGCAGCTGGGTGCGGCGCATCCGGAGGTGGCCGGATGGGGCGTACGACTCCAGCCCCTCAACGAGTGGTTCGTCGGCACCGCAACGGCGCGCGGCATGTGGGTGCTCATGGTCGCCGTCGCCTTGCTGCTGCTGCTTGCCTGCGCGAACGTCGGAAACCTGTTTCTCGCGCGCGGTAGTGCGCGGCAGTCCGAGTTCGCGGTGCGAGCGGCGCTCGGTGCCGGCCGCGGCGCGCTCGTGCGCCACCTGTGGCTGGAGTCCGCGCTGATTGCAACGGCCGGTGCGGGCCTCGGCGTACTGCTCGCCACGTGGTCGTTCGATCTGCTCGGCATGCTGGCGGGCGATCGCGTTCCGCGCATCGACGCGCTTGCCCTGAACGCGCGGCATGTATTGTTCGCAGCCGCGCTCGCTGCGGTGACGAGCGTGCTGTTTGGCGTCGTGCCGGCGCTGCGCGCCAGCAGCGTCGACCTGCAGTCTCTCCTGCGCGGCGGCTCCCGCTCGCTCGCAGGCGGACGCGGCAGGGTGCTGCGCGACGGTCTCGTCGTGACGCAGGTGGCGCTCGCGATGCTGCTGCTGCTCGCGTCCGGGCTCCTCCTGCGCAGCTTCTTTCACATCCGGTCGAGCGACGCCGGCTTCGACGTGGATGGTCTCTATGCGGTACCGCTCGAGCTCACGTCCAGCCGCTATGGGCCCGATGGCAGCATCTCGATCTTCTATCAGGATCTGACCGAGCGAATCAAGTCGATTCCAGGGGTCACGGCAGCAGGCGCTGCGACCACGGATCCGTTCGTGGATTGGCGCCTGGTCAACGATGTGACGCCGGTGGATCGTGCGTCGGAAACTCCGCCGTCGGGGTTCATGCAGGCCGACTGGCGCGTCGTTACGACGGACTATTTCGATGCTGCGCGTGTGCGCCTGCTCAGAGGACGCCTGTTCGAAACCACCGATATGTACTACAACCCGCGCGTCGCCGTCGTCTCGCGCACATTCGCCGAGCGCATGTGGCCGGGCGGCGACGCCGTGGGTCAGGCCTTCTACTGGGGCGGCACGAGCGGCAGCCCGATCGGCGTCATCGGTGTCGTGGATGACATTCGCGACATGGACCTCGCGGCGCCGGCTCCACCCATGATGTTTCTTTCGACCCGGCAGATGTCGATGCCGATGATGACACTGCTCGTGCGCACGGCCGGTCCCGTGCCGGGTCTCGCGGCTGCCATTCGCCGCGAAGTGTGGGCGCTCGACCGCACTGTCCCGGTGCCCGCTGTCGAGCCGGTCCGGGCGAGTCGATCCGCCGCGCTGGCTGCGCCGCGCATGCACGCCACTCTGCTGGCTGTGTTCGCCGCGTGCGCCCTGCTCGTAGCGTGCATCGGTATATATGCAGTGGTCGCATACCAGGTCGCGAGTCGCGCCCGCGAGCTCGGCATCCGCGCTGCACTCGGTGCCCGTCCGCTCGCGCTGCTGAGACTCGTCGTCGCGCGCGGTGTTGTGCTCGTCGCGGCCGGCATCGTCATCGGTCTGGTCGCAGCGCTCCTGTTTACGCGCCTCATGCAGTCGCTGCTGTATCAGACCGCCGCGCACGATCCGCTGACATTCACCGCACTCCCCGCACTCCTCCTCACGGTTGCGCTACTCGCCGCATACGTGCCCGCGCGCCGGTCAGCCCGCGTCGATCCCGTGAATGCGCTCAAGGGCGATTGA
- the dut gene encoding dUTP diphosphatase — MPIEVLVQRLSNYPDDWALPEYATSGSAAVDLRNAGETVTLEPLQRVLIPTGLAIALPEGTEAQIRPRSGLALRHGISIINTPCTIDSDYRGEIRIPLINLDRDPQTLQHGERIAQLLAAAVLRIDWKPAAELPQSGRGAGGFGSTGRT; from the coding sequence ATGCCTATCGAAGTGCTCGTGCAGCGGCTCTCGAACTATCCGGACGACTGGGCTCTGCCGGAGTATGCCACCTCGGGGTCGGCGGCCGTGGATCTGCGCAATGCCGGAGAGACGGTCACACTGGAGCCGCTCCAGCGCGTGCTCATACCCACGGGTCTCGCCATCGCGCTGCCGGAGGGCACAGAAGCGCAGATCCGTCCGCGGTCGGGGCTTGCACTGCGCCACGGCATTTCCATCATCAACACGCCGTGCACCATTGACAGCGACTACCGCGGCGAGATCCGCATCCCCCTGATCAACCTGGATCGCGACCCCCAGACGCTGCAGCACGGTGAGCGCATAGCGCAGCTGCTGGCGGCCGCGGTGCTGAGGATCGACTGGAAGCCCGCCGCCGAGCTCCCACAGTCCGGGCGCGGAGCCGGTGGTTTCGGCAGCACGGGTCGCACCTGA
- a CDS encoding rod shape-determining protein: protein MSLRTMLNTGRLLPVNDIAVDLGTANTLVYVKGEGIVLNEPSVVAVERGTHRIKGIGLEAKRMLGRTPEGIVAVRPLKDGVIADVDITEIMLRHFLKAVTNKRIFRMKPRVIVGVPSGITELERRAVRSSSTTAGAKEVYMVAEPMAAAIGVGLPVDTPTGNMVIDIGGGTTEIAVIALNGIVSDTSIRVGGDEIDAAIVSFLRKNYNLLIGEPTAEAIKIQIGSAFNSGDEREMEVKGRDLVSGIPKTVRVHSQEIRECIQEPIQQIVDAVRRALEITPPELASDIVDRGIVMTGGGALIRGLDLLLAHETDLPIHVDEEPLTCVVRGAGMILDDFERFRNVLQS from the coding sequence ATGAGCCTGCGCACAATGCTCAACACCGGCAGACTCCTGCCAGTGAACGACATCGCGGTCGATCTCGGCACGGCGAACACCCTCGTCTACGTGAAGGGCGAGGGCATTGTTCTGAACGAGCCTTCGGTGGTGGCGGTCGAACGCGGTACCCACCGGATCAAGGGGATCGGCCTGGAGGCTAAGCGGATGCTCGGCCGCACTCCGGAGGGCATTGTGGCCGTGCGCCCCCTGAAGGACGGGGTGATCGCCGACGTCGATATCACAGAGATCATGCTGCGCCACTTCCTGAAGGCGGTGACGAACAAGCGGATATTCCGGATGAAGCCGCGGGTGATCGTCGGGGTGCCGAGCGGGATCACGGAGCTGGAGCGGCGGGCGGTGCGGTCGAGCTCGACGACGGCGGGTGCGAAAGAGGTCTACATGGTGGCCGAGCCGATGGCTGCGGCGATCGGCGTAGGCCTGCCTGTGGACACGCCAACCGGCAACATGGTGATCGATATTGGCGGTGGGACCACGGAAATTGCAGTGATCGCCCTGAATGGCATTGTTTCTGATACATCGATCCGCGTGGGCGGCGACGAGATCGACGCTGCGATCGTGAGCTTCCTCAGGAAGAACTACAATCTCCTGATCGGCGAGCCGACCGCAGAGGCGATCAAGATCCAGATCGGGTCCGCGTTCAACAGCGGTGATGAACGGGAAATGGAAGTGAAGGGACGGGATCTGGTCAGTGGTATCCCGAAGACGGTCCGGGTGCATTCACAGGAGATCCGCGAATGCATTCAGGAGCCGATCCAGCAGATCGTCGACGCCGTACGGAGGGCTCTGGAGATCACACCGCCCGAGCTGGCCTCCGATATCGTGGACCGAGGAATCGTGATGACGGGAGGCGGCGCACTCATCCGCGGGCTCGACCTGCTGCTGGCGCACGAGACGGATCTGCCGATTCATGTGGACGAGGAACCGTTGACGTGTGTGGTGCGGGGCGCGGGGATGATCCTCGATGACTTCGAGCGATTCCGTAATGTGCTTCAGAGCTAG
- the mreC gene encoding rod shape-determining protein MreC, producing the protein MLDFDGTRRTRRRDGIIAAVILLLSLILLGLPEEYQRPIRSSVRATILRPFLAAQAQIAQRRGRTEDVTVVRAQRDSLLAIVAAQASLSEENRQLRSALALNERLSPGFKAVNVLRLGLTSAESTFMIDAGTADGVYVGSPILTADGLLGMVREVDENTAQAIDWTHPDFRVSAMTADGAAGGIVEPRRGEYREEDLLAFTGTPFQVDVRAGARIVSSGRGNLFPRGIVLGTVIGIEEADTGWRKSYLIRPGVRPESVSHVMVAVRGGRSDLSDVFNVSAPPDPVAADTAAGGTD; encoded by the coding sequence GTGCTAGACTTCGACGGTACACGAAGAACACGCCGCCGCGATGGCATCATTGCGGCTGTGATTCTGCTCCTGTCGCTGATCCTCCTGGGTCTGCCCGAGGAGTATCAGCGTCCCATTCGCAGCAGCGTGAGGGCCACCATCCTGCGGCCGTTCCTGGCAGCCCAGGCACAGATTGCCCAGCGCCGCGGCCGCACCGAGGATGTCACGGTGGTGCGCGCCCAGCGCGACTCGCTCCTCGCCATTGTGGCCGCCCAGGCCAGCCTCTCGGAAGAGAATCGGCAGCTCCGCTCGGCGCTCGCGCTCAATGAACGCCTGTCGCCCGGCTTCAAGGCCGTCAATGTGCTGCGTCTGGGCCTGACGAGCGCCGAGAGCACGTTCATGATCGATGCGGGCACTGCGGATGGCGTCTACGTGGGCAGCCCGATCCTGACCGCTGACGGTCTCCTCGGGATGGTGCGGGAGGTCGACGAGAACACGGCGCAGGCGATCGACTGGACGCATCCGGACTTCCGTGTGAGCGCCATGACCGCGGATGGTGCCGCAGGCGGCATTGTGGAGCCCCGGCGCGGCGAATACCGGGAGGAGGACCTTCTGGCATTCACCGGAACGCCGTTCCAGGTCGATGTACGCGCCGGCGCTCGCATCGTCAGCTCCGGTCGCGGCAATCTGTTCCCGCGCGGGATCGTGCTCGGTACGGTGATCGGGATCGAAGAGGCCGACACGGGGTGGCGGAAGAGTTATCTGATCCGGCCGGGTGTGCGGCCGGAGTCGGTATCGCACGTAATGGTGGCGGTGCGCGGGGGACGGTCCGATCTGAGCGACGTGTTCAACGTGTCCGCGCCGCCGGACCCGGTGGCGGCGGATACCGCAGCGGGAGGCACGGACTAA
- the mreD gene encoding rod shape-determining protein MreD: protein MASRSTSFWTFIGILILLHLVLRLALGLTIVPDLIVVAALLGGRRLGGWQSALFGLLLGVLADSLALVGFGATSVAFVVVCYIGSRSRNFFEGDSYLFIAFYAVIGAWLVEVIRFFAGGAMARGLDMGYLIGAGLLNALYVAAAAVGSLIAYRAITGHR from the coding sequence ATGGCGTCCAGGTCCACGTCGTTCTGGACGTTCATCGGCATACTCATCCTGCTGCACCTGGTGCTGCGACTCGCGCTCGGCCTCACGATCGTGCCGGACCTGATCGTGGTCGCGGCGCTGCTCGGCGGGCGTCGTCTGGGCGGCTGGCAGTCGGCGCTGTTCGGGCTCCTGCTCGGCGTACTGGCCGACTCGCTGGCGCTCGTCGGTTTTGGCGCCACCTCGGTGGCATTCGTCGTCGTCTGCTATATCGGCTCGCGCTCCCGCAACTTCTTCGAGGGAGACAGCTACCTCTTCATCGCATTCTACGCGGTGATCGGGGCGTGGCTGGTCGAGGTGATCCGCTTCTTCGCGGGCGGCGCAATGGCCCGCGGGCTCGACATGGGATACCTGATCGGCGCCGGCCTGCTGAATGCCCTCTACGTGGCGGCTGCTGCCGTCGGCTCGCTGATCGCATACCGCGCGATCACCGGCCATCGCTGA